One window from the genome of Microbulbifer sp. ALW1 encodes:
- a CDS encoding DUF2788 domain-containing protein, with protein sequence MSFELFEEYSLFFGIGGLILFMMFIVWNLAKESKAGRFGTFILFTALGLGLLGFVIKTVLVEVMGLGQ encoded by the coding sequence ATGAGCTTTGAGCTGTTTGAAGAGTATTCTTTATTCTTCGGTATCGGTGGTCTGATTCTTTTCATGATGTTTATTGTTTGGAATCTGGCCAAAGAGTCCAAAGCTGGTCGGTTCGGTACTTTCATTCTGTTTACCGCCCTTGGGCTAGGCTTGCTGGGCTTTGTGATCAAAACCGTACTGGTTGAGGTCATGGGGTTGGGTCAGTAA
- a CDS encoding acetyltransferase, with translation MLLRDSGSKHLIEVADIVTLANPYELTVVGRYLWGEEVQDPEVFDKSSLQFLSGESLPRCWHDSRYRDREVRRIKCGTRINDSDYYQGA, from the coding sequence ATGTTGTTAAGAGATTCCGGATCCAAGCACCTGATTGAGGTTGCCGATATCGTCACTCTCGCGAACCCTTACGAGCTTACGGTGGTGGGGCGTTACCTCTGGGGCGAGGAGGTGCAGGACCCCGAGGTGTTCGATAAATCCAGTTTGCAATTCCTGTCCGGGGAGTCCCTGCCCAGGTGCTGGCACGACAGTCGCTACCGGGACCGCGAAGTACGTCGGATCAAATGCGGCACACGTATCAATGACAGTGACTATTATCAGGGTGCCTAG
- the gspM gene encoding type II secretion system protein GspM, producing the protein MMKAGSTVALPGIDNNSAKPITNMKQTIEQWRQKWAALPPNDQRALGLLGLFLGVMIIVFGLFKPTQSFFETARSEAEQSRELVSWIEKQRPQLERIQRSSGGQSQAQGTLLQRVTAAANNHQVTIKRFEPEGSGRIRLWIDEVRYQDLQPWLNTLLQQRFVIRTVSVDALGEEGMVSVRLTLER; encoded by the coding sequence ATGATGAAAGCAGGATCGACAGTTGCCTTGCCAGGCATCGACAATAACAGTGCCAAGCCAATAACCAATATGAAGCAGACAATTGAACAATGGCGCCAAAAGTGGGCTGCGCTACCTCCCAATGACCAGCGGGCCCTGGGGCTGCTCGGGTTGTTCCTGGGGGTAATGATCATTGTGTTTGGACTATTCAAGCCCACCCAGTCTTTTTTTGAGACGGCCCGTAGTGAAGCGGAGCAGTCCCGTGAGTTGGTCAGCTGGATAGAGAAACAGAGGCCACAGTTGGAGCGTATCCAGCGTTCCAGTGGCGGCCAGTCCCAGGCGCAAGGCACCTTGTTGCAGAGGGTCACAGCGGCTGCCAACAATCATCAAGTCACCATCAAGCGCTTTGAGCCGGAGGGTAGTGGTCGTATCCGTCTCTGGATCGATGAGGTCCGCTACCAGGATCTGCAGCCCTGGTTGAACACGCTCCTGCAGCAGCGTTTTGTCATTCGCACGGTCAGTGTGGACGCACTGGGCGAAGAGGGCATGGTTTCCGTCCGGCTGACCCTGGAGCGCTAA
- the gspL gene encoding type II secretion system protein GspL gives MSQELKLLRLREAGSGSLDGEHAVAPNGVVVQCWTENGWQTVSVDDQFRRAFAAESGEQQGYTLDTADQRGTPLDPSASDVTAEALTFDEGQRALILLPGGWVWNGLETVPRAARRQSSAVGYMVEEQLAEDVEDLHFVCEPVLGDLCSVMAVASDKLGALKSQIERLQWPVIAAIPEYRLLAMSATPGQSALWLERDRAHFWQAAGRGLTVNRPLAGVVAESLFAPEDTGDDAEPIAAASEGEAPSLRLLGEPTDLELATFQQLGSVDCVTGDPIAGLLKAVPSQVPGNLLSGEYQVSLHSAQGPWWKKPAIAVAACFALQLLFFLGAGTYYTLQANKADDTARNLFTEIFPGDTPSADLRRQVTGYLNQASGGGGEFAGQLQQLSKVWSTGKPGDLKLQSLRFDGNRGELVLQLRAANLGQLDEVVGKLSSSQYKAELLAANELEEGVSGRIRLK, from the coding sequence TTGAGCCAGGAACTGAAATTATTGCGGCTGCGAGAGGCTGGTAGCGGGTCACTCGATGGCGAACATGCAGTGGCGCCCAACGGCGTTGTCGTACAGTGCTGGACCGAGAACGGGTGGCAAACAGTTTCCGTCGATGACCAGTTTCGTCGCGCCTTTGCGGCGGAGAGTGGCGAGCAGCAGGGCTACACCCTGGACACTGCCGACCAGCGGGGCACTCCGTTGGATCCGTCAGCGAGCGATGTGACTGCTGAAGCCCTGACGTTTGACGAAGGGCAGAGAGCCCTGATTCTGCTGCCGGGTGGCTGGGTCTGGAATGGGCTTGAAACAGTGCCGCGTGCGGCGCGCCGGCAAAGTAGCGCCGTTGGTTATATGGTGGAAGAGCAGCTCGCGGAAGATGTGGAAGACCTGCATTTTGTCTGCGAGCCGGTCCTTGGCGACCTCTGCAGTGTCATGGCCGTTGCCTCGGACAAGCTCGGTGCCCTTAAAAGCCAGATCGAGCGCCTCCAGTGGCCAGTGATTGCGGCTATTCCCGAATACCGATTACTCGCAATGTCAGCGACTCCCGGCCAGTCGGCACTCTGGCTGGAGCGTGATCGCGCGCATTTCTGGCAGGCGGCGGGCCGAGGCCTCACGGTAAACCGGCCGCTGGCAGGCGTTGTGGCCGAAAGCCTGTTTGCCCCAGAGGACACCGGCGACGACGCCGAGCCAATAGCGGCAGCGAGTGAGGGAGAGGCTCCCAGCCTGCGTCTGCTGGGTGAGCCGACGGATCTTGAGTTGGCGACATTCCAGCAATTGGGCAGCGTGGATTGCGTTACCGGAGACCCGATTGCAGGACTACTGAAGGCCGTACCCTCGCAAGTGCCAGGCAATTTGCTCAGCGGTGAATACCAGGTGTCGCTGCATAGCGCTCAGGGTCCCTGGTGGAAAAAGCCGGCAATCGCCGTGGCTGCCTGCTTTGCGCTCCAGTTACTGTTTTTTCTGGGGGCTGGGACCTATTACACCCTGCAGGCCAACAAGGCGGACGACACGGCGCGTAACCTGTTCACCGAAATTTTCCCCGGGGATACCCCGAGTGCGGACTTGCGGCGCCAGGTTACCGGTTATCTCAATCAAGCCTCCGGTGGTGGTGGTGAGTTTGCCGGTCAATTGCAGCAGTTGAGTAAGGTCTGGAGTACCGGTAAACCGGGGGATCTCAAACTGCAGTCCCTTCGTTTTGATGGCAATCGCGGCGAGCTGGTATTGCAGCTGAGGGCGGCCAATCTTGGTCAGCTAGACGAAGTGGTCGGTAAACTCAGCAGCAGCCAGTACAAGGCCGAGCTATTGGCGGCGAACGAACTGGAAGAGGGTGTATCCGGGCGTATCCGGTTGAAATAA
- the gspK gene encoding type II secretion system minor pseudopilin GspK, protein MSPLGLKRQRGVALITVLLVMVIAIAAVTHAVTRNRLAISRTSAILANTQLAEFVHGAEAWAIIALEKDFEEDRTAGTASDNLLEPWAQRLTEFNPDNGKIRIQIKDLQSCFNVNNLTLGRASGSAAKGTGDAAVLQRLVRNLGARADLALAIEDWLDPGDTPLASGTEDTGYLGLELAYRTPDTFITDESELSAVQGIEPEEWQLIAPELCALPESGTKVNVNTASEQLLAAMFPSANIPGLINQRESGTVFTQMADLSAFSITGGGELDFNSAYYVAHIAVQLGLEHRQYWESVLKLDTTTGSVKVIQRQRREFSGQFLQELLGE, encoded by the coding sequence ATGAGTCCCTTAGGCCTGAAGCGCCAGCGCGGTGTCGCGCTGATTACGGTACTGCTGGTGATGGTCATTGCTATCGCCGCGGTCACCCATGCGGTGACCCGCAATCGCCTGGCCATTTCCCGTACCAGTGCCATCCTGGCCAATACCCAGTTGGCGGAGTTCGTTCACGGCGCTGAGGCCTGGGCGATCATCGCTTTGGAGAAGGATTTCGAAGAGGATCGCACTGCTGGTACTGCCAGCGATAACCTGCTGGAACCCTGGGCGCAGCGACTTACCGAATTCAATCCGGATAACGGTAAGATCCGCATACAAATCAAAGACTTACAGTCCTGTTTTAATGTAAATAATTTAACCCTCGGTCGAGCTTCGGGATCTGCGGCCAAAGGTACCGGCGACGCCGCGGTGCTACAGCGATTGGTGCGCAATCTTGGTGCCCGCGCGGACCTTGCACTCGCGATTGAAGACTGGCTCGATCCTGGCGATACACCCCTGGCATCGGGCACAGAAGATACGGGTTATCTCGGCCTGGAGCTGGCTTACCGTACCCCGGATACTTTCATTACTGACGAATCTGAATTGAGTGCCGTACAGGGTATTGAACCTGAAGAATGGCAGTTGATTGCGCCGGAGCTATGCGCGCTGCCCGAATCGGGAACCAAGGTCAACGTGAATACGGCTTCCGAGCAGCTGCTCGCGGCCATGTTCCCGTCGGCGAATATCCCGGGGTTAATCAACCAGCGAGAGTCTGGAACTGTATTTACCCAGATGGCAGACCTGAGTGCTTTCAGTATCACTGGTGGGGGAGAACTGGATTTCAACAGCGCGTATTATGTTGCGCATATCGCGGTGCAGCTGGGCCTGGAGCATCGGCAATACTGGGAGTCGGTTCTGAAGCTCGACACCACCACCGGCAGTGTAAAAGTTATACAGCGCCAAAGGCGCGAATTTTCCGGGCAGTTTTTGCAGGAATTACTGGGGGAATAA
- the gspJ gene encoding type II secretion system minor pseudopilin GspJ: MKQQVRKSPLRPSQGFTLIEVIVVLVIVSIIGIGSYSLLETFFTTDRVLTARADELRRLSMAMYRLDDDLRQLTVRPIKNGYSGYEPAFQGVSNEFEFTRLGAANLTGEPRGNLQRLHYGIGYPEEEERERYQPEVDDDTALLLRSRWRILDRGPDSEPVAEPILDGVMDLSLRYFDRDTEAWLSQWPPASSMTTPGAVDLRLPKAIEVRLVTRTGGEMLRVFQLPEYTVVAGTGSGGSGGGSGRDDDEQAGDDNGDSGGSDAGGGDSSGDSRDDSGRENDGSGDGSGRDGEGRQ; this comes from the coding sequence GTGAAGCAACAAGTGCGAAAGTCACCACTGCGCCCGTCTCAGGGCTTTACCCTGATTGAAGTCATCGTTGTACTGGTGATCGTTTCTATCATCGGTATCGGTTCCTACTCCCTACTGGAAACATTTTTCACCACAGACCGGGTGCTGACAGCACGCGCGGATGAACTGCGCCGCCTGTCGATGGCCATGTACCGGTTGGATGACGACCTGCGCCAGCTAACGGTTCGCCCAATCAAAAACGGTTATAGCGGCTACGAGCCGGCCTTTCAGGGGGTCAGTAATGAATTTGAATTTACACGTCTTGGCGCCGCCAATCTGACCGGGGAGCCCCGCGGTAACCTGCAGCGTTTGCATTACGGCATTGGCTACCCGGAGGAAGAGGAGCGGGAACGCTACCAGCCGGAAGTCGACGATGACACAGCATTGTTGCTGCGCAGTCGCTGGCGAATTCTGGACCGCGGTCCAGATTCAGAGCCAGTAGCGGAACCCATTCTCGACGGCGTTATGGATCTCAGCCTGCGCTATTTTGATCGGGATACCGAGGCGTGGCTGTCGCAGTGGCCTCCGGCGTCATCCATGACGACGCCCGGCGCCGTGGATTTACGCTTGCCGAAAGCGATCGAGGTCAGGCTGGTCACCAGAACCGGGGGTGAAATGCTCCGCGTTTTTCAGCTCCCCGAATATACCGTGGTCGCAGGTACCGGGTCGGGAGGCTCTGGTGGCGGCAGCGGCAGGGACGATGACGAACAGGCGGGCGACGACAACGGGGATTCCGGTGGCAGTGACGCTGGAGGCGGAGACTCAAGTGGCGACTCGCGTGATGACTCGGGCCGAGAGAATGACGGATCTGGCGATGGCAGCGGCCGCGACGGTGAGGGCAGGCAATGA
- the gspI gene encoding type II secretion system minor pseudopilin GspI, whose translation MPMITESAVPGARGQRGFTLVEVMVALVIFGVIAASVLKTLQDSVRQQTALEERLTANWVAQQALAEIRLRTDWPPLGKKNEKVLLAEREWQVSAEVKSTSEPRMRHIIVQVGWPEKPPILTIDSWVAQSIAAASSSSSGGTGP comes from the coding sequence ATGCCGATGATTACTGAGTCAGCAGTCCCCGGCGCTCGTGGCCAGCGCGGCTTCACCCTGGTTGAGGTGATGGTCGCCCTGGTCATTTTCGGGGTAATTGCCGCCAGTGTCCTCAAAACCCTACAGGACAGCGTGCGCCAGCAGACGGCACTGGAAGAGCGCCTCACGGCCAACTGGGTGGCCCAGCAGGCGCTTGCGGAAATTCGCTTGCGCACTGATTGGCCGCCCCTGGGCAAAAAAAACGAGAAGGTTCTGCTGGCCGAGCGCGAGTGGCAAGTCTCGGCGGAAGTCAAAAGCACCAGCGAACCGCGCATGCGGCATATCATCGTGCAGGTTGGTTGGCCTGAAAAACCGCCAATACTGACCATCGACTCCTGGGTAGCGCAATCCATAGCCGCTGCGTCCAGTTCCAGCTCCGGAGGTACGGGGCCGTGA
- a CDS encoding type II secretion system protein, which yields MRVTARRQRGFTLIELLVVMVIIASLAGMATLSLGNTDTRHWTGEVQRLGNLLQLVADRALIDKAHYGVVFEENSYQVVRYDTSTMKWQPIDFSATPNAANARRFSVHELPVNMRLEILSQTELPGANSKDTTFGGSRKESKVGKKGKDDEVLPQFAALSSGEVLPVEIALFLLKSGDIGRGAIISYSTLHGMELEWDADDY from the coding sequence ATGCGCGTCACAGCCCGCCGCCAACGGGGATTTACCCTGATCGAACTGCTGGTGGTGATGGTGATCATCGCCTCGCTGGCGGGTATGGCGACGCTTTCCCTGGGAAATACGGACACCCGTCATTGGACTGGGGAAGTTCAGCGGCTCGGCAATCTTTTGCAGTTGGTTGCCGATCGCGCGTTGATCGATAAGGCGCACTACGGAGTTGTTTTTGAGGAAAACAGCTATCAGGTCGTGCGTTATGACACATCGACGATGAAATGGCAGCCGATTGATTTTTCGGCGACCCCGAATGCCGCCAATGCGCGACGCTTCAGCGTCCACGAGCTGCCCGTGAATATGCGGCTCGAAATCCTCTCGCAAACCGAACTTCCCGGTGCCAACAGCAAAGATACGACGTTCGGCGGCAGTCGTAAGGAAAGTAAGGTTGGCAAGAAGGGCAAGGATGACGAAGTACTTCCCCAGTTTGCCGCGCTTTCCAGCGGTGAAGTATTGCCGGTGGAAATTGCCTTATTCCTTTTGAAAAGCGGCGATATCGGCCGTGGCGCCATCATTTCCTACAGTACTTTGCATGGCATGGAGCTCGAGTGGGATGCCGATGATTACTGA
- the gspG gene encoding type II secretion system major pseudopilin GspG, translating into MKNLRKSQGFTLIEIMVVIVILGVLGAMVVPSILGKTGEARIKAAKSDLRTIETALDMYRMDNFVYPSSEQGLQALVTKPSGFPEAKNWNEPYLKREAKDPWGNLYQYISPGSAGAYDLFSLGADGKPGGEGEAADLFASEL; encoded by the coding sequence ATGAAAAATCTGCGCAAGAGTCAGGGGTTTACCCTGATTGAAATCATGGTTGTGATCGTGATTCTTGGCGTGCTGGGCGCCATGGTGGTTCCGAGTATTCTCGGTAAGACCGGCGAAGCCCGCATTAAAGCGGCCAAGTCCGACCTGCGGACCATTGAAACGGCACTGGACATGTATCGCATGGACAACTTTGTCTATCCCAGCTCCGAGCAGGGGCTGCAGGCACTGGTGACCAAGCCTTCCGGTTTCCCGGAAGCCAAAAACTGGAACGAACCCTACCTGAAGCGTGAAGCCAAGGATCCCTGGGGTAACCTCTACCAGTACATCAGCCCGGGCAGCGCTGGCGCTTACGACCTGTTCAGCCTCGGTGCGGATGGCAAGCCCGGTGGCGAAGGCGAAGCCGCCGACCTGTTTGCCTCAGAACTCTGA
- the gspF gene encoding type II secretion system inner membrane protein GspF codes for MGAFEYTALNSGGRKNRGTLEADSAKAARQQLRAKGLIPLEVSAAVETAAAGGPSLLSGSPGLGIKPLALLTRQIATLLRAGIPLEETLSAIANQSRNQKVRRIVLAVRAKVLEGHSFAQALGSFPRAFPKLYRATVEAGEHSGHLDEVLERLGDYTESQQQFRQKVQLALIYPLVLVVICVLVVTGLMVYVVPDVIEVFTGTGQQLPLATRILVSLSDFISAWGWLIPPVLVLLVVGWMLLLRRDGFRYRYHHRLLEMPVIGWLVRGGQSARYVGTLAILTGSSVPLVQAMGIASGVMSNDYLKARLQVAQKFVREGGSLRRALEDVEYFPPMMIYMIASGESSGTLDQMLVRAAENQEQDLQGAVTAFVSLFEPIMLLVMAAIVLFIVMAIMMPIMNMNQLVG; via the coding sequence ATGGGTGCTTTCGAGTACACCGCCCTCAACAGCGGCGGCCGCAAAAATCGTGGCACGCTGGAAGCCGACAGTGCCAAAGCCGCGCGCCAGCAGTTGCGCGCCAAAGGGCTGATTCCCCTGGAAGTGAGCGCGGCTGTAGAAACCGCAGCTGCGGGCGGCCCGAGCCTGCTCTCTGGTAGTCCGGGACTGGGCATCAAGCCGCTGGCCCTTCTTACCCGTCAGATTGCCACCCTGTTACGGGCCGGCATCCCCCTGGAAGAAACCCTCAGTGCGATAGCCAACCAGTCGCGCAATCAGAAGGTGCGGCGTATCGTGCTGGCTGTGCGCGCCAAGGTGCTGGAAGGCCACAGTTTCGCCCAGGCCTTGGGGAGCTTTCCGCGGGCGTTTCCCAAGCTTTATCGCGCCACGGTGGAGGCGGGGGAGCACTCCGGCCATCTGGATGAGGTGCTTGAGCGCCTTGGCGATTACACCGAGAGCCAGCAGCAGTTTCGGCAGAAGGTTCAGCTGGCCCTGATATACCCGCTGGTTTTGGTGGTGATCTGTGTGCTGGTGGTTACCGGCCTGATGGTCTACGTCGTTCCAGACGTCATCGAAGTCTTTACCGGAACTGGCCAGCAGTTGCCGCTTGCCACCCGAATTCTGGTTTCCCTCAGTGATTTCATTTCCGCCTGGGGCTGGCTGATTCCACCGGTCCTAGTACTGCTGGTGGTTGGCTGGATGCTGTTATTGCGCCGTGACGGTTTCCGTTACCGCTACCATCACCGACTGCTGGAGATGCCGGTGATTGGCTGGCTGGTTAGGGGCGGTCAGAGCGCGCGCTACGTGGGCACGCTGGCGATCCTGACGGGCAGCAGTGTGCCGTTAGTGCAGGCCATGGGGATTGCCAGTGGCGTAATGAGCAACGACTATCTGAAAGCGCGGCTTCAGGTTGCGCAGAAATTCGTGCGGGAGGGCGGCAGCCTTCGCCGCGCCCTGGAGGATGTGGAATATTTTCCCCCAATGATGATCTATATGATCGCCAGTGGTGAATCTTCCGGCACGCTCGATCAGATGCTGGTGCGGGCAGCGGAAAATCAGGAGCAGGACTTGCAGGGGGCGGTGACTGCCTTCGTGAGTCTGTTTGAGCCCATCATGCTACTGGTCATGGCGGCTATCGTGCTGTTTATTGTGATGGCCATCATGATGCCGATCATGAATATGAACCAGTTGGTTGGTTGA
- the gspE gene encoding type II secretion system ATPase GspE, whose amino-acid sequence MTEVTLKRLPYAFAKRHQVLLAEVDGTPVCQYVAPLNPTVLAEVQRLCELPLGIAAVDADDFQQSLQRQYENREGGNLSDVEGLGDDLDLAAVADSLPETEDLLEQEDDAPIVRLINAIFAESLKQGASDIHIETFEKRLVVRFRVDGVLREVLQPRRALAPLLVSRIKVMAKMDIAEKRVPQDGRISLLMGGREVDVRVSTMPSSAGERVVMRLLDKQAGKMDMRQLGMAERDLRVITELLGRPHGILLVTGPTGSGKTTTLYAGLSSINNREKNILTVEDPVEYNLEGVGQTQVNTKADMTFARGLRAILRQDPDVVMVGEIRDLETMQIAIQASLTGHLVLSTLHTNTALGAVTRLVDMGIEPFLLSSSIIGVLAQRLVRVLCPDCRQPHEADAFERKMLGLEEGAPGTIYGPGGCDKCNHSGYLGRVGIYELVPVNEKLRQMMHDRASESALVQEARKLGPSIRDDGMAKVLAGITSLEEVLRVTQES is encoded by the coding sequence ATGACAGAGGTCACGCTCAAGCGACTGCCTTACGCCTTTGCCAAGCGCCACCAGGTATTGCTGGCAGAGGTGGATGGCACCCCGGTATGCCAGTACGTGGCGCCACTGAATCCCACTGTGCTCGCAGAAGTTCAGCGCCTGTGTGAATTGCCGCTCGGGATCGCAGCGGTAGACGCCGACGATTTCCAGCAGTCGTTGCAGCGGCAATACGAAAACCGCGAAGGCGGTAATCTTTCCGACGTGGAAGGGTTGGGGGACGATCTGGATCTGGCTGCCGTCGCCGATTCACTGCCGGAAACAGAAGACCTGCTGGAGCAAGAGGACGATGCGCCTATCGTCCGTCTGATCAACGCCATTTTTGCCGAATCCCTCAAGCAGGGCGCTTCGGATATCCATATTGAAACCTTTGAAAAGCGCCTGGTCGTACGCTTCCGAGTGGATGGCGTACTGCGGGAAGTGCTGCAGCCGCGCCGTGCACTGGCACCGCTACTGGTGTCGCGGATCAAGGTAATGGCGAAAATGGACATCGCGGAGAAGCGGGTCCCCCAGGACGGCCGTATTTCCCTGCTGATGGGTGGCCGCGAGGTGGATGTGCGTGTTTCTACCATGCCATCGTCTGCCGGAGAGCGGGTGGTCATGCGTCTGCTGGACAAGCAGGCGGGCAAGATGGATATGCGCCAGCTGGGGATGGCAGAGCGGGATCTGCGGGTCATTACTGAGCTTCTCGGGCGGCCCCACGGAATCTTGCTGGTTACGGGCCCTACCGGTTCCGGTAAAACCACCACCTTGTACGCGGGCCTCTCCAGCATCAATAACCGCGAAAAGAACATTCTCACCGTGGAAGACCCGGTGGAATACAACCTGGAGGGCGTTGGCCAGACCCAGGTGAATACCAAAGCGGACATGACCTTTGCCCGCGGTTTGCGTGCCATTTTGCGCCAGGATCCCGATGTGGTGATGGTCGGTGAGATTCGCGACCTGGAAACCATGCAGATTGCCATTCAGGCGAGTTTGACCGGTCACCTGGTGCTTTCCACCCTGCACACCAATACCGCGTTGGGCGCGGTTACCCGACTGGTGGATATGGGGATTGAGCCCTTCCTGCTGTCTTCGAGCATTATCGGCGTACTGGCGCAGCGACTGGTGCGGGTGCTGTGCCCTGATTGTCGCCAGCCACACGAAGCGGACGCGTTCGAGCGCAAGATGCTTGGGCTGGAAGAGGGCGCACCGGGTACCATCTACGGCCCAGGCGGCTGTGACAAATGCAACCACAGCGGTTATCTCGGTCGTGTGGGTATCTATGAATTAGTGCCAGTGAATGAGAAGCTACGGCAAATGATGCATGACCGCGCCTCTGAGAGCGCGCTGGTTCAAGAGGCCCGCAAGCTGGGGCCCAGCATCCGCGACGATGGCATGGCCAAAGTACTGGCCGGAATCACTTCACTGGAAGAAGTACTGCGGGTAACCCAGGAGTCCTGA
- the gspD gene encoding type II secretion system secretin GspD, with amino-acid sequence MERVTLSLDNADIRDLINWAADFTGKNIIVHPNVKGKVTVVAGDPMTHEQAFDVFMSVLQVNGFSLVEQGDAWKVVPDALAKQQAIPVVDEKTRAPGEALVVRTVKVENISAAQLIAMLRPLIPQTGHLAAYADTNTLIVADRSANIEQIVRLIKQLDRAGAIDIELVPLEFASAKEVKQVINELLQGGGKQAGNDVQPLRIAVDERSNSILLTGDPVTRTQLKKVIQRLDQPLTGEGNTAVVYVQYASAADLKPILEGMSGSIQKTEKDQQVADVEVSIQVNEELNALVLTAPPSLLDTMKGVIAKLDVRRAQVLIEAIIVEVTEGTGNKLGVKWIAGNDDDVFAGFQNDFAETPIIDADGNVLSEVNPFSLDPANLVRQGLNLGFLSGTDVRVAINALANENNANILSTPTIMALDNEEAEILVGQNVPFITGEQLLSGSNNDPFTTIQRQDVGTTLKVIPRVNNNNSVTLEIEQKVENVLPVASSAASDIVTSKREIRTKVLIDDGAILVLGGLIEDKVTEINEKVPLLGDIPGIGRLFRNSDKSVDKTNLMVFLRPKILSTQIAGYEETRRRYRAMQERQLRLRDNTSNIWDWNRGEILPDLLPPPASAQQQEETLPLEPEAVK; translated from the coding sequence GTGGAAAGGGTAACCCTTTCACTGGATAACGCCGATATCCGTGACCTAATCAATTGGGCTGCGGACTTCACCGGCAAAAACATCATTGTTCACCCCAACGTCAAGGGCAAGGTGACCGTCGTTGCCGGTGACCCCATGACCCATGAGCAGGCGTTCGACGTGTTTATGTCGGTGCTGCAGGTGAACGGTTTCAGTCTGGTGGAGCAGGGGGATGCCTGGAAAGTGGTCCCGGATGCCCTTGCGAAACAGCAGGCAATCCCCGTTGTTGACGAGAAGACCCGTGCACCCGGCGAAGCGCTGGTGGTGCGTACGGTAAAGGTCGAAAACATCTCCGCGGCACAGCTGATCGCAATGCTGCGTCCGCTGATTCCTCAAACCGGCCACCTGGCTGCCTACGCCGACACCAATACCCTGATTGTGGCGGATCGCTCGGCAAACATTGAGCAGATCGTACGCCTGATCAAGCAACTCGACCGTGCGGGTGCCATTGATATCGAGTTGGTTCCGCTGGAATTTGCCTCTGCGAAAGAGGTCAAGCAGGTCATCAATGAGTTACTTCAGGGCGGCGGTAAACAGGCGGGCAACGATGTACAGCCGCTACGCATCGCCGTGGATGAACGCTCCAACAGTATTCTGCTGACCGGTGACCCGGTAACCCGCACCCAGCTCAAAAAAGTGATTCAGCGCCTTGATCAGCCGTTGACCGGTGAGGGTAATACCGCCGTGGTTTACGTGCAGTACGCCAGTGCTGCCGACTTAAAGCCTATTCTTGAGGGGATGAGCGGCAGTATCCAGAAAACCGAAAAAGATCAGCAGGTCGCGGATGTCGAAGTCAGCATCCAGGTTAACGAAGAACTGAATGCACTGGTATTGACCGCGCCGCCCTCGCTGCTGGATACCATGAAAGGCGTCATTGCCAAGCTCGATGTGCGCCGTGCGCAGGTCCTGATTGAGGCCATCATCGTTGAAGTGACCGAAGGCACCGGCAACAAGCTCGGGGTCAAGTGGATTGCCGGTAACGATGACGATGTTTTCGCGGGCTTCCAGAACGATTTTGCGGAAACCCCGATTATTGATGCCGACGGCAATGTGCTGTCCGAGGTCAATCCGTTCTCGCTGGATCCGGCGAATCTGGTCCGCCAGGGCCTGAACCTCGGTTTCCTCAGTGGCACGGATGTGCGTGTTGCGATCAATGCGCTGGCGAATGAAAACAACGCGAATATCCTCTCTACGCCAACCATCATGGCCCTGGACAATGAAGAGGCCGAGATTCTGGTTGGTCAGAACGTGCCCTTCATTACCGGTGAACAATTGTTGTCCGGTAGTAACAACGATCCTTTCACCACCATCCAGCGGCAGGACGTGGGCACCACCCTCAAGGTGATTCCCCGGGTCAATAACAACAATTCCGTCACTCTGGAAATTGAGCAGAAGGTTGAAAACGTGCTGCCGGTTGCCAGCTCCGCAGCCTCGGATATTGTGACCAGCAAGCGCGAAATTCGCACCAAGGTACTGATCGATGACGGCGCCATTCTGGTATTGGGTGGCCTGATCGAAGACAAGGTGACGGAAATCAACGAAAAAGTCCCCTTGCTCGGTGACATCCCGGGTATTGGCCGTTTGTTCCGCAACTCCGACAAGTCGGTGGATAAGACCAACCTGATGGTATTCCTGCGTCCGAAAATTCTGAGCACTCAGATTGCGGGCTACGAAGAAACCCGTCGCCGTTACCGCGCGATGCAGGAGCGTCAGCTCAGATTGCGCGACAATACCAGTAACATCTGGGACTGGAATCGCGGTGAAATCCTGCCGGATCTACTGCCGCCGCCCGCCAGTGCGCAACAACAGGAAGAGACTCTTCCGCTGGAGCCTGAGGCGGTCAAGTGA